One window from the genome of Solea solea chromosome 2, fSolSol10.1, whole genome shotgun sequence encodes:
- the gpr183a gene encoding G-protein coupled receptor 183-A: protein MDSTAVPMTFTYLPTNNGSKCNTLYAHRDYARVLMPIFYCTVFVVGLLGNCLALHVIRPNLKKMNSTTLYSLNLVVSDILFALSLPLRIVYYALGFHWPLPEALCKISGFFFYINTYAGVNFMTCLSIDRFIAVVLPLRFARLRKVSNVRYICVGVWLLVLAQTVPLLGMQLTQVEDDGFVTCMEYPTFEKIDHIATTLIGAVFVGYVTPVITILVCYSVLCSKLYLTAKTNHLTEKSGRSRKVIGVICCVSLVFVVCFSPYHINILQYMIRKLASSPSCADLTAFQVSLHITVCLMNLNTCLDPFIYFFACKGYKRKLKKLLKLQVSVSFSSAVRTSPEGSSKDFLESNKIHLNGSTPVATSERLTERHHELQRM from the coding sequence ATGgattccaccgctgttcctatGACCTTCACCTACTTACCCACCAACAATGGCTCGAAGTGCAACACCCTGTACGCCCACCGGGACTATGCCAGAGTCCTCATGCCTATTTTTTATTGCACTGTGTTTGTTGTGGGGCTGCTGGGGAACTGTCTGGCCCTCCACGTCATCCGTCCCAATCTGAAGAAAATGAACTCCACCACCTTATATTCCCTCAACCTGGTGGTCTCTGACATCCTGTTCGCCTTGTCTCTGCCTCTGAGGATTGTCTACTATGCTCTGGGTTTCCACTGGCCTCTGCCTGAGGCGCTGTGTAAAATCTCGGGCTTTTTCTTCTATATCAACACGTATGCAGGCGTCAATTTCATGACCTGCCTCAGTATAGACCGCTTCATCGCCGTGGTCCTGCCTCTGCGCTTTGCCCGCCTCAGGAAAGTCAGCAACGTGCGTTACATTTGTGTTGGCGTTTGGCTGCTGGTCCTGGCACAGACCGTCCCCCTCCTCGGCATGCAGTTGACCCAGGTGGAAGACGACGGCTTTGTCACCTGTATGGAATACCCAACCTTTGAGAAGATTGACCACATCGCCACCACACTGATTGGCGCTGTCTTCGTGGGTTATGTCACGCCTGTGATCACCATCCTGGTGTGCTACTCTGTCCTGTGCTCTAAGCTTTACTTAACAGCAAAGACCAACCATCTGACAGAAAAGTCTGGACGCAGCCGCAAGGTCATCGGTGTGATCTGCTGTGTGTCCCTGGTGTTTGTTGTCTGTTTCAGCCCCTATCACATCAACATCCTGCAGTACATGATTCGCAAGCTGGCGTCAAGCCCGAGCTGCGCTGACCTCACAGCGTTTCAGGTGTCGCTGCATATCACAGTCTGTCTGATGAACCTCAACACCTGCCTGGATCCATTCATTTACTTCTTTGCCTGTAAGGGCTACAAGAGGAAACTGAAGAAGCTTCTGAAGCTGCAGGTCAGTGTGTCCTTCTCCAGTGCAGTGAGAACATCACCTGAAGGCTCCTCAAAGGATTTTCTTGAGTCCAACAAGATCCACCTCAACGGCTCTACTCCAGTCGCAACCAGTGAGAGACTCACAGAACGGCACCATGAGTTACAAAGGATGTGA